Within the Rosa rugosa chromosome 2, drRosRugo1.1, whole genome shotgun sequence genome, the region TACATTTGCTATTCAGATCGCTAAATACCGGGGAGTAAGGGTATTTGTCACAGCAGGTAAGCCATACTTTTGCACATGTGGCACAGAATCAGTTTTCAGTTTATAAGCCATACTTTTTCACATCTGGCACAGAATCAAGTTTCAGTTTTTCACATTTAAGGTTATTGATGTTGGATCATCAGGTAGTGAGGAAAAGTTGGCAGCTTGTAAGGAGCTTGGGGCTGACGTGGGTATCAATTACAAGACGGAGGACTTTGTTACACGGGTAAAGGAAGAGACGGGCGGCAAAGGTCTGTTCTATTTATTAACACCTGATTAATATTACGCAAGAGCATTACATGGCTTTTTGTGTTCTTTCAGTTACTGTTGAGTATGAATAACATATTGGTATATGCTCATTGGTAGGTGTTGATGTCATCTTGGATAGCATTGGGCAAGCCTATTTTAAACGTAACCTTGACAGCTTAGCTTTTGATGGGAGGCTTTTTGTCATTGGGACCCTGAGTGGTGCTGTCTCAGAAATAGATCTTCGTGTGgtgctttcaaagcgcctcaccATCCAAGGTACTAGAATTTTTACTTGGTTTTAGTACCACAGGCTTTTTGCCTTGTATATTGCATTTCAGAAATTTCTCATATACCGATGATAGAGTATCTATGATAGTTTATGATGAAATCTGAGTTTCATTTGAGAGGAAAATACTTGTGGATACCCATGTTTGAAAATGATTTGTGATTTTTAAGCATCCTTGTGGCTATCAATATCAAGCATTTCCAGAAGTTCACTTATCCCTAGTATTGTGACCTTTTATGGAGTTGATGATTCTTAATTAGCATTTAGCACAATGTGTTTTCCCCAACTTCGGTTCCTTTGTTCAGTACATTACTACGTTTCAGTATTACATGTCATCTTGCATATCTGCTTCCACAACAGTGATCAAATCTTGAGTTCAGTATTAAAACCTTTGTGATGACCCTCCTCTTTTGCAAAGAGCTGCTGCACTTTGTTTAGATATCTCTAAAAAATTGTTGTTGTGCGTGCAGCGGCTGGTTTGCGATACAGAAGTCCAGAAAACAAAGCGGTAATTGTTAGAGAGGTGGAGGAGAATGTGTGGCCTGCAATTGTGGCTGGCAAGGTGAAAACTGTTGTCTACAAGCGTTTCCCATTATCTGAAGCCGCTGAGGCTCACCAGCTAATGGAAACTAGCCAGCATATTGGAAAGATACTACTTTTTCCGTGATGCTTCAGACCTCATGCACCCAGGTTCTATGTTCTGGGAATAAAGCAAAGGTTAATGTGACTCTGGTTTAGCTATATTTATGCTGTACTCTTATTTTCTGATACATGAAGCTTAATCTATCATACGGTTTGTAATTTCGTGCTTCATGCTCCCCCTCAGAATTCTTGTGAAACTGATTCATCTCAGTAAATAACGATACTGTGTAATGGTTAGCTCGCAACCTGTGCAAACCCAACAGGCCAACACCATGGCAACCAACATAATCACTAAACCAATAGCTGTAAGGCCGGCAATCAACATAATTGGCTTTTCCTCACCTGTCCAATTAATTTACAATATGAAAACAAACATAAGAAAGGGATAGAATATTGCTAACTACAGTTTTGCAAGCATTGTTATCATTTATCTAGTTCTGTGCGTGCAAGGCGAATATAAGTATCGACTCCCCCCTTGGAAAATTCCTGTATATCAATAAGGTCTTTGGACCAGACCAAACACCCAATGTTATTAACAAGTGCATAAGCCAGGCATGAACAATTATTTAGGCACTGTATCTTGCAGCAATTGAA harbors:
- the LOC133729710 gene encoding uncharacterized protein LOC133729710, which encodes MKAVVITTPGGPEVLRVQEVEDPEIKDDEVLIKVEATALNRADTFQRKGLYPPPPGSSQYLGLECSGTIEAVGKHVSRWKVGDQVCALLSGGGYAEKVAVPAGQVLPVPPGISLKDAASFPEVACTVWSTIFMMSRLSSGETLLVHGGSSGIGTFAIQIAKYRGVRVFVTAGSEEKLAACKELGADVGINYKTEDFVTRVKEETGGKGVDVILDSIGQAYFKRNLDSLAFDGRLFVIGTLSGAVSEIDLRVVLSKRLTIQAAGLRYRSPENKAVIVREVEENVWPAIVAGKVKTVVYKRFPLSEAAEAHQLMETSQHIGKILLFP